Proteins from a genomic interval of Lysobacter stagni:
- the lptM gene encoding LPS translocon maturation chaperone LptM, translating to MNARPTPRTWLAVLSLLALPLLLAGCGNKGPLILPPKNIPVDPATVPANPSNVAMPPPETTPEATGTADESDTNKSDAASAQPPTDEPDDGRRR from the coding sequence ATGAATGCACGCCCCACCCCGAGAACGTGGCTCGCCGTCCTGTCGCTGCTTGCCCTGCCGCTGCTGCTGGCCGGCTGCGGCAACAAGGGGCCGCTGATCCTCCCGCCGAAGAACATCCCGGTCGATCCCGCCACGGTGCCGGCGAATCCGTCCAACGTCGCCATGCCGCCGCCGGAAACCACGCCCGAGGCGACCGGCACCGCTGACGAGAGTGACACCAACAAGAGCGACGCCGCGTCGGCGCAGCCGCCCACCGACGAGCCCGACGATGGTCGCCGTCGCTGA
- the dapF gene encoding diaminopimelate epimerase, with amino-acid sequence MVAVADPTPLPATVLRFSKMHGAGNDFVVLDLRGNAPPPSPSLCRALADRHAGVGCDQILTVEDAQGSDAVARYRIWNADGSSSQQCGNGARCIAAWMVRDARSRNAPLPTEFVLDSPVGAHAVTQLGGGAFRIVMGLPRFAPASIPLHGFEGAQDEYVLYRDDAVFTFGAVSMGNPHAVIEVDDIDAAPVEAVAPMLQSHPAFPESVNVGFVHVESRDRIRLRVYERGVGETLACGSGACAAAAVMMRRGRVDREVTVSLPGGDLRIAWPADDVALSMSGPTAFVFEGEWIHE; translated from the coding sequence ATGGTCGCCGTCGCTGATCCGACGCCGCTGCCGGCCACCGTCCTGCGCTTCAGCAAGATGCATGGCGCGGGCAACGACTTCGTCGTGCTCGACCTGCGCGGCAACGCACCGCCGCCGTCGCCGTCGCTGTGCCGCGCGCTCGCCGATCGCCACGCCGGCGTCGGCTGCGACCAGATCCTGACCGTCGAGGACGCGCAGGGCAGCGACGCCGTGGCGCGCTATCGCATCTGGAACGCCGACGGTTCCTCGTCGCAGCAGTGCGGCAACGGTGCGCGCTGCATCGCCGCGTGGATGGTGCGCGACGCGCGCTCGCGCAATGCGCCGCTGCCGACCGAGTTCGTGCTCGACAGTCCCGTCGGCGCGCATGCCGTCACCCAGCTGGGCGGCGGCGCCTTCCGCATCGTGATGGGACTGCCGCGTTTCGCGCCGGCCAGCATTCCGCTGCACGGGTTCGAAGGCGCGCAGGACGAGTACGTGCTGTACCGCGACGACGCCGTGTTCACCTTCGGCGCTGTCTCGATGGGCAACCCGCACGCGGTGATCGAGGTCGACGACATCGATGCCGCGCCGGTCGAAGCGGTCGCGCCGATGCTGCAGTCGCATCCGGCGTTCCCGGAATCGGTCAACGTCGGCTTCGTCCACGTGGAATCGCGCGACCGCATCCGGTTGCGTGTCTACGAGCGCGGCGTCGGCGAGACGCTGGCCTGTGGCAGCGGCGCCTGCGCAGCCGCCGCGGTGATGATGCGGCGCGGCCGCGTCGATCGCGAGGTCACCGTATCGCTGCCTGGCGGCGATCTGCGCATCGCATGGCCGGCCGACGACGTGGCGTTGAGCATGTCGGGGCCGACCGCGTTCGTATTCGAAGGGGAATGGATCCATGAGTGA